A region of Burkholderiales bacterium JOSHI_001 DNA encodes the following proteins:
- a CDS encoding MSHA-type pilus biogenesis protein MshL (PFAM: Secretin N-terminal domain; Secretin and TonB N terminus short domain; Bacterial type II and III secretion system protein~TIGRFAM: pilus (MSHA type) biogenesis protein MshL) — MNSRHVLLPLSATAVLLLASGPALAALPTLTAGWRAAVAGEEGQRPLRLALAAPTATAPSAAPTPLPAPAPSVAVPAQATSPTRPTPAPSAKAVPAVQVATSPIQTLPAPVLLPPTARAVANDGRFDLSVNNAPAAQVFMQLGQGTAFNMLVSPEVSGNVTLALKDTTVTEALEALRELYGYDFRISGNRVFVLPNTVQTRLYRVNYLPGRRQGASDTRVTSSALSLSGAGSNGNSNSSNNSGNAGSSNNGGGNNGGNSQRQDDSAHVRTTSDADFWREVQSSLGMMVGAKEGRSVVLNIAAGVIVVRATPAELRQVEGYLKAVQVSIDRQVMLEAKIVEVQLSKDAQTGINWSGFGRVLGTGSGAIGMAAPGATLPTTGSMGSGDGNTVSPGAALLTGTLGRGFYGLAFQSANFAALLNFLQTQGNVQVLSSPRIATLNNQKAVLKVGSDELYVTGITTSTTSSGTNTVSTPSLTLQPFFSGISLDVTPQIDENGMVMLHVHPAVSTVSEKTKNVDLGALGAYKLPLAASTVNETDSIVRVRDGQIVAIGGLMKQEMRDEKTGLPLAQDMPVVGGLFRQTSTVVSKRELVILLKPTVIHEDGNWPAADVPAVSLAAPK; from the coding sequence ATGAATTCGCGCCACGTCCTGCTGCCCCTGTCGGCAACGGCTGTCCTGCTGCTGGCCAGCGGCCCGGCCCTGGCCGCCCTGCCCACGCTCACCGCGGGCTGGCGGGCCGCCGTGGCGGGTGAAGAAGGCCAGCGGCCCCTGCGCCTGGCGCTGGCCGCACCCACAGCAACGGCCCCATCGGCTGCGCCCACGCCGCTGCCTGCACCGGCGCCCTCCGTCGCGGTGCCTGCACAGGCAACTTCCCCGACGCGGCCCACGCCGGCGCCCAGCGCCAAAGCGGTGCCTGCAGTGCAAGTGGCCACCTCCCCCATCCAGACCCTGCCCGCCCCGGTCCTGCTGCCCCCGACCGCGCGCGCCGTGGCCAACGACGGCCGCTTCGACCTCAGCGTGAACAACGCGCCCGCGGCGCAGGTCTTCATGCAACTGGGTCAGGGCACGGCCTTCAACATGCTGGTGTCGCCCGAAGTCAGCGGCAACGTCACCCTGGCGCTGAAGGACACCACGGTGACCGAGGCGCTGGAAGCCCTGCGCGAGCTGTACGGCTACGACTTCCGCATCAGCGGCAACCGCGTCTTCGTGCTGCCCAACACGGTGCAGACCCGCCTGTACCGCGTGAACTACCTGCCCGGCCGGCGCCAGGGTGCCAGCGACACGCGCGTGACCTCCAGCGCGCTGTCGCTGTCGGGCGCCGGCAGCAACGGCAACAGCAACAGCAGCAACAACAGCGGCAACGCCGGCAGCAGCAACAACGGCGGCGGCAACAACGGCGGCAACTCCCAGCGCCAGGACGACAGCGCCCATGTGCGCACCACCTCCGACGCCGACTTCTGGCGTGAAGTGCAGTCCTCGCTGGGCATGATGGTGGGCGCCAAGGAAGGCCGCAGCGTGGTGCTGAACATCGCCGCCGGCGTGATCGTGGTGCGCGCCACACCGGCCGAACTGCGCCAGGTCGAGGGCTACCTGAAGGCCGTGCAGGTCTCCATCGACCGCCAGGTCATGCTGGAGGCCAAGATCGTGGAGGTGCAGCTGTCCAAGGACGCACAGACCGGCATCAACTGGTCCGGCTTCGGCCGCGTGCTGGGCACCGGCAGCGGTGCCATCGGCATGGCCGCCCCCGGGGCCACGCTGCCCACCACCGGCAGCATGGGCAGTGGCGACGGCAACACCGTGAGCCCCGGCGCCGCCTTGTTGACCGGCACGCTGGGGCGTGGCTTCTACGGCCTGGCCTTCCAGAGCGCCAACTTCGCCGCGCTGCTGAACTTCCTGCAGACGCAAGGCAATGTGCAGGTGCTGTCCAGCCCGCGCATCGCCACGCTGAACAACCAGAAGGCGGTGCTGAAGGTGGGCTCGGACGAGCTCTACGTCACCGGCATCACCACCAGCACCACCAGCAGCGGCACCAACACGGTGTCCACCCCGTCGCTGACCCTGCAGCCCTTCTTCAGCGGCATCTCGCTGGACGTGACGCCGCAGATCGACGAAAACGGCATGGTGATGCTGCACGTGCACCCGGCCGTCAGCACGGTGAGCGAGAAGACCAAGAACGTGGACCTGGGGGCCCTGGGCGCCTACAAGCTGCCCCTGGCCGCCAGCACGGTGAACGAAACCGACTCCATCGTGCGCGTGCGCGACGGCCAGATCGTGGCCATCGGCGGGCTGATGAAGCAGGAAATGCGCGACGAAAAGACCGGCCTGCCGCTGGCGCAGGACATGCCGGTGGTGGGCGGGCTGTTCCGCCAGACCAGCACCGTGGTGTCCAAGCGCGAGCTGGTCATCCTGCTCAAGCCCACCGTCATCCACGAAGACGGCAACTGGCCGGCCGCCGACGTGCCGGCTGTGTCCCTGGCCGCGCCGAAGTAG